Proteins encoded by one window of Cytobacillus sp. IB215665:
- a CDS encoding ubiquitin-like domain-containing protein, translated as MKNLFFKPFKKERLAIIISSFIAISAGLVFIIFQATKERVTLTLDGYTQVVNTHANTVNELLDDYDVNVKPADKVNPSVDTPISNNIEVVWEPAQLVLFVNEREEQAYWTTAKTVKEFLAENDIELTSHDRIRPELSTDISNEVVITLEKAFQITLNVGGEDKQVWSTSTTVADFLKQQEITLKLLDRVEPNLTEQVKKDSVITVTRVEKVTDVVEEPVDYAVVTKKDSKLSKGASKVLSEGKEGLVEKQYEVILENGKEISRTLVNTSTLKESLDRVVAVGTKEEIQVSRGTEGGEEFYVSSTAYTASCNGCSGITSTGINLKANPQAKVIAVDPSIIPLGTKVYVEGYGYAIAGDVGSAIKGYKIDVFFPTKDEAYRWGNRKVKIRIIN; from the coding sequence TTGAAAAATCTGTTTTTTAAGCCCTTCAAGAAAGAGAGATTAGCTATAATTATTAGTAGTTTCATAGCTATCTCAGCTGGATTAGTCTTTATCATTTTCCAAGCTACGAAGGAAAGAGTTACTCTAACTCTTGATGGTTATACGCAGGTAGTTAATACACATGCGAATACAGTTAATGAGCTGTTAGACGATTATGATGTCAATGTAAAACCTGCAGACAAAGTAAATCCATCGGTGGATACACCAATAAGTAATAATATTGAAGTGGTGTGGGAGCCAGCACAGCTTGTTCTCTTTGTAAATGAGAGGGAAGAGCAAGCGTATTGGACAACTGCAAAAACAGTAAAAGAATTTCTGGCAGAGAATGATATTGAATTAACAAGTCATGACCGAATTCGACCAGAATTAAGTACAGATATAAGCAATGAAGTTGTAATAACATTGGAAAAGGCATTTCAAATTACACTAAATGTCGGCGGAGAAGATAAACAAGTATGGTCCACTTCGACTACTGTCGCTGACTTTTTAAAGCAGCAAGAGATCACTCTCAAATTACTTGATCGTGTTGAACCCAACTTAACAGAGCAAGTGAAGAAGGATTCGGTTATTACTGTGACGAGAGTTGAAAAAGTCACCGATGTAGTGGAAGAGCCAGTCGACTATGCAGTTGTTACAAAAAAAGATAGTAAATTATCAAAAGGTGCTTCAAAAGTTCTTTCTGAAGGTAAAGAAGGTTTAGTTGAAAAACAATATGAAGTTATCTTAGAAAATGGCAAAGAAATTTCAAGAACATTAGTAAATACATCGACATTAAAAGAAAGTCTTGACCGTGTTGTAGCTGTAGGTACTAAGGAAGAAATTCAAGTATCCCGTGGTACTGAAGGTGGGGAAGAATTTTATGTATCTTCTACCGCATATACTGCAAGTTGTAATGGCTGTAGTGGAATTACCTCTACTGGCATAAATTTAAAAGCAAACCCTCAAGCAAAAGTAATTGCCGTAGACCCTAGTATTATACCTTTAGGAACTAAAGTATATGTAGAAGGCTATGGTTACGCAATAGCAGGAGATGTTGGTTCTGCTATTAAAGGCTATAAAATTGACGTGTTTTTCCCGACGAAAGATGAAGCTTATCGATGGGGTAACAGAAAAGTAAAAATAAGAATAATTAATTAA
- the rnmV gene encoding ribonuclease M5 — MIIKEIIVVEGRDDTVAIKRAVQADTIETNGSAINSIVIEQIRLAQRKRGVIIFTDPDFPGERIRKIISEQVSGCKHAFLQKSEAIGKNGKGIGVEHASPTAIKQALKDVKQEIEDIQEAIPFQDLVDAGLIGGQQAKLRRERLGKYLKIGYTNGKQLHKRLIMFQISRDSFAAALRKVLQEEQIHE; from the coding sequence ATGATTATAAAAGAAATAATTGTTGTTGAAGGTCGGGATGATACAGTAGCTATTAAACGTGCTGTGCAAGCCGATACGATAGAGACAAACGGATCAGCGATAAATAGTATTGTAATTGAACAAATTCGCTTAGCGCAACGTAAGAGAGGTGTTATTATATTTACTGATCCAGACTTCCCAGGTGAGCGCATAAGAAAAATAATATCTGAGCAAGTATCAGGTTGTAAGCATGCATTTCTGCAAAAGTCTGAAGCTATTGGGAAAAATGGAAAAGGTATAGGGGTCGAGCATGCTTCGCCAACTGCGATAAAACAAGCCCTCAAGGATGTAAAGCAAGAAATTGAGGATATACAGGAAGCAATACCTTTTCAAGATCTAGTAGATGCCGGTTTAATTGGTGGTCAGCAGGCAAAATTAAGACGTGAACGATTAGGCAAATATCTCAAAATTGGTTATACAAATGGTAAACAACTACACAAACGTTTAATCATGTTTCAAATATCTAGAGATTCATTTGCAGCTGCATTACGTAAAGTGCTACAGGAGGAGCAAATTCATGAATAA
- the rsmA gene encoding 16S rRNA (adenine(1518)-N(6)/adenine(1519)-N(6))-dimethyltransferase RsmA → MNKDIATPIRTKAILEKYGFSFKKSLGQNFLIDTNVLRRIVDHAELTEESGVIEIGPGIGALTEHLAKSANKVVSFEIDQRLLPVLQETLSIYDNVKIIHSDFLKANVELVIKEEFGEMKDLMVVANLPYYVTTPIIMRLLTEQIPIRGIVVMLQKEVADRMTAAAGTKDYGSLSIAVQYYTKAEKVMTVPKTVFVPQPNVDSAVIRLTRRDHPVVNVENEDHLFTIVRASFAQRRKTILNNLVNQLPNGKQKKEVIEKALRSANIDPKRRGETLAIEEFALLSNTLLRLFS, encoded by the coding sequence ATGAATAAAGATATAGCAACACCTATTCGTACGAAAGCAATTCTTGAGAAGTATGGTTTTTCTTTCAAAAAAAGTTTAGGACAGAATTTTTTAATTGACACGAATGTGTTACGTCGCATTGTAGACCATGCCGAGTTAACTGAAGAGAGTGGAGTAATTGAAATAGGGCCTGGTATTGGAGCGCTTACTGAACATTTGGCGAAAAGTGCTAACAAGGTAGTTTCTTTTGAGATAGATCAACGATTATTACCAGTATTACAAGAAACGTTAAGCATTTACGATAATGTTAAAATTATTCACTCAGATTTTCTTAAAGCAAATGTAGAACTTGTTATAAAAGAAGAATTTGGTGAAATGAAAGATTTAATGGTAGTTGCAAATTTACCATACTATGTTACAACGCCGATTATAATGAGATTACTAACAGAACAAATACCAATCAGGGGTATTGTTGTTATGCTCCAGAAAGAAGTTGCTGATCGGATGACAGCTGCTGCAGGAACGAAAGATTATGGCTCCCTGTCTATTGCTGTTCAATATTATACAAAGGCTGAGAAGGTAATGACAGTACCTAAAACAGTATTTGTTCCTCAGCCAAATGTTGATTCTGCTGTTATCCGTTTAACAAGACGCGATCATCCAGTGGTCAATGTAGAAAATGAAGATCACTTATTTACTATTGTTCGTGCGTCATTTGCACAACGAAGAAAAACAATATTAAATAATTTAGTTAATCAATTACCAAATGGAAAGCAGAAGAAAGAAGTGATAGAAAAAGCGTTAAGAAGTGCGAATATTGACCCGAAACGTCGTGGGGAAACATTAGCTATTGAAGAGTTTGCGCTGCTCAGTAATACTCTGTTAAGGCTCTTCTCGTAA
- the yabG gene encoding sporulation peptidase YabG, translating into MDACIGDIVARKSYNCDLLFRVININNDKLGNKVVILYGEDVRLVADAPYEDIVVINEREQKKRKKVDEEKIEQSYKLFRQEYQLIRQKSEYYATEGYASTFDFFQLPGKVLHLDGDPLYLKKCLALYEKIGVPVFGIHCNEKEMPQKVTGYIEKFRPDILVVTGHDAYTKAKGDKSDLKAYRHSKYFVQTVRQARNKIPHLDQLVIFAGACQSHFESLIRAGANFASSPSRINIHALDPVYIVSKISFTPFVDRINVWEVLRNTLTGEKGLGGIETRGVLRTGMPYKLQQEE; encoded by the coding sequence ATGGATGCATGTATTGGCGATATTGTTGCTCGCAAGTCGTATAATTGTGATTTGTTATTTCGTGTGATCAACATTAACAATGATAAGCTTGGAAATAAAGTTGTAATTTTGTATGGAGAAGATGTCAGACTTGTAGCAGATGCTCCTTACGAAGATATTGTTGTTATCAATGAGAGGGAACAAAAGAAAAGAAAAAAGGTCGATGAAGAGAAGATTGAGCAATCTTATAAGCTGTTCCGTCAAGAGTACCAACTCATTAGGCAAAAGAGTGAATATTATGCAACAGAAGGTTATGCTAGCACATTTGATTTTTTCCAATTGCCGGGTAAAGTGTTGCATTTAGATGGTGACCCGTTATATTTAAAGAAATGTTTGGCTTTATATGAGAAGATTGGTGTTCCGGTTTTTGGAATACATTGTAATGAGAAAGAGATGCCTCAAAAAGTAACTGGCTATATTGAGAAATTCAGGCCGGATATTCTTGTTGTAACAGGTCATGATGCATATACAAAGGCCAAAGGTGATAAATCTGATTTGAAAGCATATCGACACTCAAAGTATTTTGTCCAAACAGTTCGTCAAGCACGAAATAAAATACCTCACTTGGATCAGTTAGTCATCTTTGCTGGCGCGTGTCAATCTCATTTTGAATCACTAATAAGAGCAGGGGCTAATTTTGCTAGCTCACCTTCAAGAATTAATATTCATGCTTTAGATCCTGTGTATATTGTATCAAAAATAAGTTTTACTCCATTTGTTGATAGAATAAATGTTTGGGAAGTACTTCGTAATACACTTACAGGAGAAAAGGGATTGGGGGGGATTGAAACAAGGGGCGTGTTGCGAACTGGGATGCCATACAAACTACAACAAGAAGAATAG
- the veg gene encoding biofilm formation stimulator Veg: MGKTLSDIKKALDGNLGKRLTLKANGGRRKTIERSGVLAETYPSVFVVELDQAENAFERVSYSYADVLTETVQLTFSEDASGNIAVNGQ; encoded by the coding sequence ATGGGAAAAACATTGTCAGATATAAAAAAGGCATTAGATGGGAATCTAGGCAAACGGCTTACCTTGAAAGCAAACGGTGGTCGTAGAAAAACGATTGAACGTTCGGGTGTTCTGGCAGAAACATATCCATCCGTTTTTGTAGTGGAGTTAGATCAAGCTGAAAATGCGTTTGAACGTGTTTCATATAGTTATGCAGATGTCCTAACTGAAACTGTTCAATTAACATTTTCTGAAGACGCATCAGGGAATATAGCTGTTAACGGGCAGTAA
- a CDS encoding small, acid-soluble spore protein, alpha/beta type yields the protein MGRRRGIMSDRFKEELAKELGFYDTVRNEGWGAIRARDAGNMVKRAIELAEANLVNNNKQK from the coding sequence TTGGGTAGACGCCGCGGAATAATGTCGGATCGATTTAAGGAAGAACTAGCAAAAGAACTTGGTTTTTATGACACCGTTCGTAATGAAGGCTGGGGAGCGATTCGTGCAAGAGACGCTGGTAACATGGTGAAGCGCGCAATTGAACTTGCTGAGGCAAACCTTGTAAATAATAATAAACAAAAGTAA
- the ispE gene encoding 4-(cytidine 5'-diphospho)-2-C-methyl-D-erythritol kinase has translation MRLLVKAPAKINLSLDVLHKRPDGYHEVKMIMTTIDLADRIELIDLEEDTISIVSHSRFVPDDSRNLAYQAALLLKKKFGVQKGVSIGITKTIPVAAGLAGGSSDAAATLRGLNKLWNLGLTIDELASLGAEIGSDVSFCVYGGTALAMGRGEKIIHIDPPPHCWVVLAKPSIGVSTAEVYRRLDLNNVEHPRVDEMVDAIRAHDYPLICSLLGNVLEDVTFQMQPEVAQIKEQMKRFGADAVLMSGSGPTVFGLVQHDSRMQRVYNGLRGFCDQVFAVRMLGERITLD, from the coding sequence TTGAGGCTTTTGGTTAAGGCGCCAGCTAAAATTAATTTATCCTTAGATGTATTACATAAGCGTCCTGATGGATATCATGAAGTGAAAATGATTATGACTACGATAGATTTAGCAGATCGAATCGAGCTAATTGATTTAGAGGAAGATACCATTTCTATCGTATCGCATAGTCGTTTCGTTCCAGATGATAGTAGAAATTTAGCATATCAAGCCGCACTGTTATTAAAAAAGAAGTTTGGAGTGCAAAAGGGAGTTTCGATAGGTATTACAAAGACGATCCCGGTTGCGGCTGGTCTAGCAGGAGGTAGTAGTGATGCAGCAGCCACATTACGGGGCTTGAATAAATTGTGGAACCTTGGATTAACAATTGATGAATTAGCGTCATTAGGTGCTGAAATAGGTTCGGATGTATCATTTTGTGTTTATGGAGGAACCGCACTTGCGATGGGACGCGGAGAAAAGATCATTCACATTGATCCACCACCGCATTGTTGGGTTGTGTTAGCAAAACCATCAATAGGTGTTTCTACCGCAGAAGTATATAGAAGACTAGATCTTAATAATGTAGAACACCCAAGAGTAGATGAAATGGTAGATGCTATTCGAGCGCATGATTATCCTTTAATATGCTCACTCTTAGGTAATGTTTTGGAAGATGTTACATTTCAGATGCAACCTGAGGTTGCACAAATTAAAGAGCAGATGAAACGTTTTGGTGCAGATGCAGTATTGATGAGCGGGAGTGGACCAACGGTGTTTGGTTTAGTTCAACACGACTCTAGAATGCAGAGAGTATACAATGGGTTAAGAGGGTTTTGTGATCAAGTATTTGCGGTAAGAATGCTAGGTGAAAGAATCACTCTTGATTAA
- the purR gene encoding pur operon repressor has protein sequence MKIRRSGRLVDMTNYLLQHPNQLLPLTIFSERYDSAKSSISEDLAIVKQTFEQQGIGTLLTVPGAAGGVKYIPGVSSEEATLTINDLCQLIAKPDRLLPGGYLYMTDILGHPQLVNQVGRLFAAVYGDRPIDVVMTVATKGIPLAYAVASYLNVPVVIVRRDSKVTEGSTVSINYVSGSSKRIQTMVLSKRSLDEGANVLIIDDFMKAGGTINGMISMLEEFKANVSGIGVLVESEGLEERLVDEYISLVKLTEVDVKAKKIEVNIGNYFNFLQ, from the coding sequence ATGAAAATACGAAGAAGCGGTCGATTAGTCGATATGACAAATTATTTATTGCAGCACCCTAATCAACTTCTACCTTTAACGATTTTTTCAGAAAGGTATGATTCAGCGAAATCATCAATTAGTGAAGATTTGGCGATAGTTAAACAAACTTTTGAACAGCAAGGTATAGGGACTTTGCTAACAGTGCCAGGTGCAGCTGGTGGTGTTAAATATATTCCTGGCGTATCTTCTGAAGAAGCTACGTTAACAATTAATGACTTATGTCAATTAATTGCGAAACCGGACCGGTTGTTACCGGGAGGGTATTTATATATGACAGATATATTAGGTCATCCTCAACTTGTAAACCAAGTTGGTCGATTATTTGCAGCTGTATATGGCGATCGTCCCATAGATGTGGTTATGACAGTTGCTACTAAAGGGATCCCTTTAGCTTACGCAGTTGCATCATACCTAAATGTACCTGTAGTAATAGTTCGACGTGATAGCAAAGTGACTGAAGGATCAACAGTAAGTATTAACTATGTTTCTGGATCTTCAAAAAGAATACAAACGATGGTTCTTTCAAAAAGAAGCTTAGATGAGGGAGCTAACGTTCTTATTATCGATGATTTTATGAAAGCTGGAGGAACGATAAACGGCATGATAAGCATGCTCGAAGAATTCAAAGCAAATGTATCAGGGATTGGTGTGCTTGTTGAATCAGAGGGCCTTGAAGAGAGACTTGTTGATGAATATATTTCGTTAGTAAAACTCACTGAGGTAGACGTTAAAGCTAAGAAAATAGAAGTTAATATAGGTAATTATTTTAATTTCTTGCAGTAA
- a CDS encoding RidA family protein encodes MKKIQTNRAPQAIGPYSQGMVVNNLFFSSGQIPLKPNGELVQGNVDEQTHQVFANLKAVLQEAGASFDTVIKTTVFIKNMDDFAEINDVYSEYFPNHQPARSCVEVARLPKDVLVEIEVIALIK; translated from the coding sequence ATGAAAAAAATTCAAACAAATCGGGCTCCTCAAGCCATTGGTCCGTACTCTCAAGGGATGGTTGTAAATAATTTGTTTTTTAGTTCTGGACAAATTCCGTTAAAACCTAACGGTGAACTTGTACAAGGGAATGTTGATGAACAGACACACCAAGTTTTTGCTAATTTGAAAGCTGTTTTACAAGAGGCAGGTGCTTCTTTCGATACAGTTATTAAAACTACAGTTTTTATAAAAAATATGGATGACTTTGCTGAGATAAATGACGTTTATAGCGAATATTTTCCTAACCATCAGCCAGCAAGATCATGTGTTGAAGTTGCAAGACTACCGAAAGATGTTCTAGTTGAGATTGAAGTAATCGCATTGATTAAATAA
- the spoVG gene encoding septation regulator SpoVG translates to MEVTDVRLRRVNTDGRMRAIASITLDHEFVVHDIRVIDGNNGLFVAMPSKRTPDGDFRDIAHPINSTTRGKIQDAVLAEYHRLGEIEEYEEAGAS, encoded by the coding sequence ATGGAAGTAACAGATGTAAGATTACGCCGCGTGAATACCGATGGTCGTATGAGAGCGATTGCATCAATTACTTTAGATCATGAGTTCGTTGTACATGATATTCGTGTAATTGATGGGAATAACGGCTTGTTTGTTGCGATGCCAAGTAAGCGTACTCCAGATGGGGATTTTCGTGACATAGCCCACCCGATTAACTCGACAACTCGTGGGAAGATTCAAGACGCAGTTTTAGCAGAATATCACCGACTTGGTGAGATAGAAGAATATGAAGAAGCGGGTGCTTCATAA
- the glmU gene encoding bifunctional UDP-N-acetylglucosamine diphosphorylase/glucosamine-1-phosphate N-acetyltransferase GlmU, with product MKNRFAVILAAGQGTRMKSKLYKVLHPVCGKPMVQHVVEEVTKIGVSQLITVVGHGAEQVKEKLGNSSDFVLQKEQLGTGHAVLQAAPQLEQQDGITIVLYGDTPLITEATMKSLLEHHEHTKAKVTILTAIANDPTGYGRIVRDDLDKVEKIVEHKDANDQELSIKEINTGIYCFDNKALFHALKKVSNNNSQGEYYLPDVVGILKNEGETVSVYQTQSFSETLGVNNRIQLAEAEQIMKERINNYHMLNGVTIIDPHSTYISSNAQIGQDTIIHPGTIIEGETVIGTDCTVGPHTELKNCQIGNRSVIRHSVAHQSEIGNEVNIGPFAHIRPDSLIKDEVKIGNFVEVKKSIIGDGSKASHLSYIGDAEVGKGVNIGCGSITVNYDGQNKYLTKIEDGAFIGCNSNLVAPVTVGERAYVAAGSTITKDVPGSALSIARAQQVNKEQYVNRLREKK from the coding sequence ATGAAAAACCGATTTGCGGTAATATTGGCCGCTGGGCAAGGTACTAGAATGAAGTCAAAATTATATAAAGTTTTACACCCTGTTTGTGGCAAACCAATGGTTCAACATGTTGTCGAAGAAGTTACAAAAATAGGTGTGTCGCAGTTGATAACTGTAGTAGGACACGGTGCTGAACAAGTGAAAGAGAAGCTTGGTAATAGTAGCGATTTTGTGTTACAAAAGGAGCAACTAGGTACAGGGCACGCTGTATTACAAGCAGCTCCACAATTAGAACAGCAAGACGGAATAACTATTGTTCTATATGGAGATACCCCACTTATTACTGAAGCTACCATGAAATCTTTGTTGGAGCACCATGAGCATACAAAAGCAAAAGTTACTATTTTAACAGCTATTGCAAATGATCCGACAGGCTATGGAAGAATTGTTAGAGACGACTTAGACAAAGTCGAAAAGATTGTTGAGCATAAGGATGCCAACGATCAAGAGCTTAGTATTAAAGAGATTAACACAGGGATTTATTGTTTTGATAACAAAGCTTTATTTCATGCATTAAAGAAAGTATCAAATAATAATTCACAAGGTGAGTATTATTTACCAGATGTAGTAGGAATCTTAAAAAATGAAGGTGAGACAGTCTCTGTTTACCAAACACAGTCTTTTTCAGAAACGTTAGGAGTAAATAACCGAATTCAACTTGCAGAAGCTGAACAAATAATGAAAGAGCGAATAAATAATTACCATATGTTAAATGGAGTGACAATAATTGATCCACATTCAACATATATATCATCAAATGCTCAAATTGGTCAGGATACAATTATACACCCTGGAACTATTATAGAGGGAGAAACAGTTATTGGAACTGATTGTACAGTGGGTCCTCATACAGAGTTGAAAAATTGTCAAATAGGAAATCGTTCAGTTATTCGTCATTCAGTCGCACACCAAAGTGAGATTGGTAATGAAGTCAATATTGGTCCATTTGCACATATTCGACCTGATTCTTTAATAAAAGATGAAGTGAAAATTGGTAACTTTGTAGAAGTGAAGAAGTCTATCATTGGAGATGGCAGCAAAGCTTCGCATTTAAGTTATATTGGAGATGCTGAGGTAGGTAAAGGTGTCAATATTGGTTGTGGTTCAATAACAGTGAATTATGATGGTCAAAATAAATATTTAACAAAAATAGAAGATGGCGCTTTTATCGGATGTAATTCTAATTTAGTCGCGCCAGTTACAGTTGGAGAAAGAGCATATGTGGCTGCAGGCTCTACAATTACAAAAGATGTTCCTGGAAGTGCACTATCTATTGCCCGTGCGCAACAAGTAAATAAAGAACAATATGTTAACCGTTTGCGAGAAAAGAAATAA
- a CDS encoding ribose-phosphate diphosphokinase, whose protein sequence is MQSIDPKLKVFTLSSNQGVAEEIAKVIGVELGKIAVARFSDGEIQINIEESIRGCDVYIIQSTSSPVNQNLMELLIMIDALKRASAKTINIVMPYYGYARQDRKARSREPITAKLVANLIETAGATRVITLDLHAPQIQGFFDIPIDHLMGVPILADYFNSKGLEDIVIVSPDHGGVTRARKMADRLKAPIAIIDKRRPKPNVAEVMNIVGNVQGKTAILIDDIIDTAGTITLAANALVENGASAVYACCTHPVLSGPAIERIQNSNIKELVVTNSIALHDDMRIEKIVELSVAPLIAEAIVRVHEQESISALFD, encoded by the coding sequence ATGCAATCAATCGATCCAAAATTAAAAGTATTTACACTTAGCTCAAATCAAGGTGTAGCTGAAGAAATTGCTAAAGTTATAGGAGTCGAATTAGGAAAAATTGCTGTTGCTCGCTTTAGTGATGGTGAAATACAGATTAATATCGAAGAAAGCATCAGAGGCTGTGACGTATATATTATTCAGTCAACAAGCTCACCAGTGAATCAGAATTTAATGGAATTATTAATTATGATTGATGCTTTAAAACGAGCGTCTGCAAAAACCATTAACATTGTTATGCCGTATTATGGATATGCACGTCAAGATAGGAAAGCTCGTTCTCGTGAGCCGATTACAGCCAAACTAGTTGCTAACCTCATAGAAACTGCTGGAGCAACACGTGTAATAACACTCGATTTACACGCTCCACAAATACAAGGCTTTTTCGATATCCCTATTGATCATTTAATGGGTGTACCGATTTTAGCAGATTATTTCAACAGTAAAGGTCTTGAGGATATAGTGATTGTTTCTCCTGATCACGGTGGTGTGACCCGTGCAAGGAAAATGGCTGATCGTTTGAAAGCACCTATCGCAATAATTGATAAACGTCGACCTAAACCAAATGTAGCTGAAGTGATGAATATTGTTGGTAATGTTCAAGGTAAAACTGCAATTTTAATTGATGACATTATTGACACAGCAGGAACGATTACATTGGCTGCAAATGCACTCGTCGAAAATGGTGCTTCAGCGGTGTATGCATGCTGTACACATCCGGTTTTATCGGGTCCAGCTATCGAAAGAATACAAAATTCAAATATAAAAGAGTTAGTCGTTACAAATTCTATTGCATTACATGATGATATGAGAATCGAAAAAATTGTAGAACTTTCTGTTGCTCCTCTAATTGCAGAAGCTATTGTCCGTGTACATGAACAAGAATCAATTAGTGCTTTATTTGATTAA
- a CDS encoding 50S ribosomal protein L25/general stress protein Ctc: protein MSLLQANERQDFKHSSIRKLREEGKIPAVIYGENYESKAIFIHGADFLKTIKEAGRNGIITLSLNNDQHSVMLHDIQKDPLKSDILHADFQVVNMKSEVEVDVNIQLIGDAIGVKDGGVLQQPLHQVSVRALPTNIPTSIDIDVSNLEVGQTISIGDIQTVDKFDINHDMSEVVASVLPPKQEDEINSGEEQETGQPDNVEGRETDDE from the coding sequence ATGTCATTATTGCAAGCAAATGAGAGGCAAGATTTTAAGCATTCATCAATTAGGAAATTGCGGGAGGAAGGTAAAATTCCTGCAGTTATTTACGGTGAGAATTATGAAAGTAAGGCGATCTTTATTCATGGGGCAGACTTTCTGAAAACGATAAAAGAAGCTGGGCGCAATGGTATTATTACGCTCTCACTTAATAATGATCAACATTCAGTGATGTTGCATGATATTCAAAAAGACCCATTAAAAAGTGACATATTGCATGCGGATTTTCAAGTTGTTAATATGAAGTCAGAAGTAGAGGTTGATGTAAACATTCAACTCATAGGTGATGCAATTGGTGTCAAGGATGGCGGAGTACTCCAACAACCGTTACACCAAGTATCTGTAAGAGCGTTACCTACTAATATACCAACTTCCATTGATATAGATGTGTCTAACCTGGAAGTTGGTCAAACGATATCTATTGGTGACATTCAAACAGTAGATAAATTTGACATTAATCATGATATGAGTGAAGTAGTTGCATCAGTGTTACCTCCGAAACAAGAAGATGAAATAAATAGTGGTGAAGAACAAGAAACTGGGCAACCTGATAATGTTGAAGGTAGAGAGACAGATGACGAGTAG
- the pth gene encoding aminoacyl-tRNA hydrolase, with translation MKLIVGLGNPGREYARTKHNVGFMVIDQLSTRFNIDLDKSKFSGLFGTGMFNGEKVILCKPLTYMNLSGECIGPLMDYFDIPIEDLLIIYDDLDLPTGKIRLRTKGSAGGHNGIKSTINHLGTQEFKRVRIGIGRPTNGMAIPNYVLTKFIDDEIEKINDAIKVSTDVCEDWISSPFLQVMNKYN, from the coding sequence ATGAAATTAATTGTAGGTTTAGGAAACCCTGGTAGAGAATATGCTCGTACAAAACATAATGTAGGATTCATGGTTATTGATCAGTTATCGACACGATTTAATATCGATTTAGATAAATCTAAGTTTTCAGGATTATTTGGAACAGGTATGTTTAATGGTGAAAAAGTAATATTATGTAAACCGCTTACATATATGAATTTATCAGGAGAATGCATTGGGCCATTAATGGACTATTTTGACATACCTATTGAAGATCTACTGATTATCTACGATGACCTTGATTTGCCAACAGGAAAAATTCGTTTAAGAACAAAAGGCAGTGCTGGTGGACATAATGGAATTAAATCCACAATTAATCATCTTGGCACTCAAGAGTTTAAAAGAGTTCGTATAGGAATTGGGAGACCAACGAATGGTATGGCAATTCCAAATTATGTTCTCACAAAATTTATTGATGATGAAATTGAAAAGATAAATGATGCTATAAAGGTTTCAACAGATGTATGTGAAGATTGGATTTCATCACCTTTTTTACAAGTAATGAATAAGTATAATTAA
- a CDS encoding anti-sigma-F factor Fin family protein, with protein sequence MSLHYYCRHCSIKVGSIERVSLYTESLGFQLLSDQERQEMLSYEDNGDIKVLTICEDCQEALNRNPDFHLYETFIQ encoded by the coding sequence ATGTCACTCCATTATTATTGCAGGCATTGTAGTATAAAAGTTGGTAGTATTGAAAGAGTATCACTATATACTGAAAGTTTAGGATTTCAATTACTTTCTGACCAGGAACGTCAAGAGATGTTGTCCTACGAAGATAACGGTGATATCAAAGTGCTAACAATTTGTGAGGATTGTCAAGAAGCATTAAACCGAAATCCAGATTTCCATCTATATGAAACATTTATTCAGTGA